The genomic DNA CCGGGATACAGGAACCGCTCGTAGCGCACGTGCGCCGCCTTCAGCGCCTTCTCGTAGTCCGGCCAGCTCGCGTTGATCCGATCGTCGTGTTCAGCGGACTGGATCATGAGCGGCGCCTTGATCTTCCGCACGTCGTCCAGGTCGGGCGCGGACCCGTAGAACGCCACCACGGCACCGAGCGCGCCGCCGAGACGTGTGGCGAGGTAGTTCACCATCCCGCCGCCGTAGCAGAAGCCGACCGCGCCGATCTTCCCGTTCGCGTCGGGCCGCGACCTCAAGAACCCCACCGCCGCGACGAAGTCCTCGCGCGTCTTGGACTGATCGAGCTTCGAGAACATCTCGCGCGCCTTGTCCTCGTCCCCCGGATACCCGCCCAGAGGGAACAGCGCATCCGGCGCAAACGCCACGAAGCCGGCGACCGCCAGACGGCGCGCGATGTCTTCGATGTGCGGGTTCAATCCCCTGTTCTCGTGGATGACGAGGATGGACGCACGCTTCCTCTTCGCTTCCGCCGGGTGGACGAGGTAGGCGCGCCCCTTGCCGTACCCCTCAGGAGTGTCGAACTCGACGAATTCCGCCCGGATCCGCCGATCGTCGGACGCCACCACCGTGGCGGCGAAGTTCGGGGTGAGCTGATCCAGGAGCATCGTCGCCGTGACCCCGCCGACGGCGAACTTCGCCGCCTTCTCGAGGAACATGCGCCGGTCGATCGCTCCGTGAACGTACGCGTCGAACAGGCCGAGCAGCTCCTGATCGAAATCCTGAGCGGTCTTGCGTTCCATGGCCGGGAGCCTCGCTTCAGGACCGGTAGGCCGCTTCGAGCGCGGCGATGTCGAACTTGACCATCCGTAGCATGGCATCGGTCACGCGCTTCGAGCGAGCCGGATCCTTGTCGGCCATCATCTCGACGAAACGGGCCGGCACGATTTGCCACCTCAGGCCGTACTTGTCCATGAGCCAGCCGCACGCCTGCTCCTTCCCTCCGCCCTTCAGGAGCGCGTTCCAGTACGTGTCCAGCTCTGCCTGATCATCGCAGAGCACGACCAACGAGATTGCGTCGTTGAAGTCGTGGTGCGGTCCCGCGGTCATCGCCTGAAACCGCTGCCCGAACAGCGTGAAGTCCACGACCTTCACCGATCCGGGCGGCCCGGAGGGCGACTCGCTCATCAGCGACGTCACGCGGTCCACGCGGGAGTCAGGGAAGATCGACGTGTAGAACTTCGCCGCCTCCTCCGCCTCCGTCGCGTACCAGAGGAACGGGAAGATCTTCGTGCTCGCCTTCGACATCCTTTCCTCCTTCCTCGGACCCGTTTTCCGCCACGCCAATCTCGCGATGATCGATTCTAACCCTCTTTCTGAAGCGGACGAGTCCGCTGCCGATTCGTTCCTGGGCACGGACGAACCGGCATCCGCGCGGGAGAGACGGCGCTCGGCAGCGGGAATCGAGCCCGCCACGGGGGGTGAGTGGGACTGCGCAAGGGTCGGACGGTTCGGAGGGAAGAGAATCTACTGGCTCACTCCCTACGGACACGGGGCCGCGTTGGCGCGCTCGATACCGCTGCTCGCGTACCCCTTCGTTCCGATCTCCCCGAGGAGGTTCCTGGCCGTGATGAGGTAGAAGTATCCGTTGCCAGCCGACGGCGTCGCGGCGTCCGTCGCGCTCTCGGTCGTGAGTCCGTTCTGCAGGCACGTTCCGTAAGCGAGTCCGGACAGGCTCGAGATCAACGCCCGGTAGACATCGTAGCTCCCAACGGACTTCTCCGGGCTCCACGTGAGGGTCGTCCTGTTCAAGAAGAGGTGGCCCTCGACCTCTCCTGGCGGTGGATAGTCGGAAACGAATCCCCCGCCCATGTGGTGACTCGCGCTCGACAGCCCCGCCGAGGCGACGGCATCTCCGATGGCGTCGAGCCGGATCCTGTAGTTGGCCGAAGCAGCGTAGGATCCATTCCGCGGGTCCCCGCCGTTGTTGAACGTGAACTCGGTGAGCTTGTAGTTCGCGCTCGTCTGCGCGATCGCGACTCCGCTCGTCGCCAAGACGACGAGGAGACCGGCGATCGGCCTCGCCGCCGTGGGCGGCCTCATCGGGACATCACGAGCACGCGGATCGTTCCCGTGCCCGCCTCCAGAGGCTCGAGGGCCTTCCCGACGACGGTACCGTTCGCGGGGTTCTCGCCGGCCCGCATGGCGTGCCCGGAAGTGGGCGAAGCGACGAGGAGGTCGTTCGGCGCGATCGCTCCGTACGACGCGTCCACCTTGCACGAGAGCACCGCTCCCGCGAGAGCGAGGGGCGCCCACTCGCTCCAGGTCGTGCCCGACTCGCCGGCTGCGATCCCGACGACCCCCGGATCTTCCGCGCTCGATGCGCGCCGCAGCTCGCCGGGCCTCCGAGGATCGTTCGCGAGGATGTCGCCCGCCTCGACCGTCTCCACCACGTTGACGAGCGTCGTGTTCGGCAACGACGCCGCGGACCGATTCCCTGATGGGGTCGGGACTTCGGGCTTGTCGGTCGGTACAGATCTCGTGAGGGCCATGGCGCGTCCGCCGCCCGTTTCAGCTGCCGTCCCTGGAGCGACGGGCGCCGGGATCGAGACCGGAGTGGCATTCCCGATCGAACGGGGCACCGTCGCGGTCGGCTCGGTCCCGTCCTTGTGGGGCCCGTGCGCGTCCGTTGCGGGATCGAACACGTGGATCGCGCTTTCGAGCGCCTTCGAGGCGGTCAGGTCGGGCGCGTCTGCTCGACCCGTCGATGCCTGTCGCATCCGCGTGTAGCGAGATAGCGCGCTGTAGCTTCGTAGCTCGGGTGCCTTGGCGTATACATCCTCTTCGACGCGGTGCGACGGGATGTACGCCTCTTCGCGCTTGGTCTGGACGACGGCGCGGTCCTCGAAGCCGACCCTGAGACCCCAGACCATGTAGTCGAACTCGGCGTTCGAGCCGGCGGGGCCTCGAACGAGTAGTTCGCGCGTGCTCTTTTCTGCCACGCCGAGCGCGATGGCGTCGCCGTTCGGCGTCACCGTCGCGGTGAGGCCGATGTCGGGATTCGCCACCAGCGCGAACGTCTCGCCGAGCGTGACCCGCGCCTCGCCGTCGACGAGACGCGCGGAGCCGCGCGTGTAGACCGCAACCTCGTCTCCCTCCGGTGCCGCGTAGACGATCGTCTTGGACGGGTCGGCGGGGTGGTTCTGAATGAAGCCAACACTGCCGTTGCCGACGATCTTGGCTCCATTGCTGCCGACCCACGCGTACGCGCCGGTGACGTCGTCCCGAAAGAACCCCGGGTAGGCGCCGCTCTCGTTGCTGTACCCGTAGACCGCGACCGGGTGGCTGGAGTAGTCCGAGCTCCCGAGAAACGCCTGCACGTTGTGGAACGAGCGCGTGAAGTAGCCTCCCGCGTACGCACCGATGCCGTAGATCCCCTCATCTCCGAATCCGATCCAGGACTTTCCGCTGGAGTACGGGTCGTCGAAGTACGCACCGGCTCCGGGGTAGCGGCCGTGCCCCAGCGCCCCGAAGTCGCCGCTCGCGAGGTCGATCGATCCCACGCCCCCGAGGGATCCATCGAAATGCCCGGCTGGCGCCCCGCTCGCGTGTATGCCGTTGCTTCCGGACGCCAGAAAGGCACTCCCGGCGCCGGCGGTCGCGAAGTGCCCGCCAGCAGTA from Terriglobia bacterium includes the following:
- a CDS encoding dienelactone hydrolase family protein — its product is MERKTAQDFDQELLGLFDAYVHGAIDRRMFLEKAAKFAVGGVTATMLLDQLTPNFAATVVASDDRRIRAEFVEFDTPEGYGKGRAYLVHPAEAKRKRASILVIHENRGLNPHIEDIARRLAVAGFVAFAPDALFPLGGYPGDEDKAREMFSKLDQSKTREDFVAAVGFLRSRPDANGKIGAVGFCYGGGMVNYLATRLGGALGAVVAFYGSAPDLDDVRKIKAPLMIQSAEHDDRINASWPDYEKALKAAHVRYERFLYPGTQHGFNNDTTPRYDAAAAELGWGRTIAFFEKHLR
- a CDS encoding VOC family protein; this translates as MSKASTKIFPFLWYATEAEEAAKFYTSIFPDSRVDRVTSLMSESPSGPPGSVKVVDFTLFGQRFQAMTAGPHHDFNDAISLVVLCDDQAELDTYWNALLKGGGKEQACGWLMDKYGLRWQIVPARFVEMMADKDPARSKRVTDAMLRMVKFDIAALEAAYRS